Proteins from one Sinomonas terrae genomic window:
- a CDS encoding asparaginase yields the protein MTTSLSEEHVVLLATGGTISSRTREDLGGAAVASDGARELLRAAGQGLALPVRVVDVLRLGSYALDVEDMLLVCRRIREVLADPAVVGVVVTHGTDTMEETAFLADLVHGDPRPVVFTGAQRAADSHDPDGPGNLARAIALAASGQARGRGILLCFAGDVFPARGVRKTETVRQHAFGNPDYGFAGRVGEDGAVTLAEPAHRRPDPLPLPGPDAGRARRVDLVASYPGADAAHLRASLAAGAAGIVLQGTGSGNANPELCAAVAEATAGGAVVVTSTRVHAGPVAPVYGAGGGKDLLAAGAVPSGLLRPSQSLVLLSLLLRLGRSREEVAEAFAAIGGNP from the coding sequence ATGACAACGAGCCTGAGCGAGGAGCACGTGGTGCTCCTCGCGACCGGGGGGACGATCTCCTCCCGCACTCGCGAGGACCTCGGAGGCGCGGCAGTCGCCTCCGACGGAGCGCGCGAGCTGCTCCGTGCCGCCGGCCAGGGGCTCGCGCTGCCGGTGCGCGTGGTCGACGTCCTGCGCCTGGGCTCCTACGCCCTCGACGTCGAGGACATGCTCCTGGTGTGCAGGCGCATCCGGGAGGTCCTCGCCGACCCTGCCGTCGTCGGGGTCGTCGTCACGCACGGCACGGACACGATGGAGGAGACGGCGTTCCTGGCCGACCTCGTGCACGGCGACCCGCGTCCGGTGGTCTTCACGGGCGCGCAGCGGGCAGCCGATTCCCACGACCCGGACGGCCCGGGGAACCTGGCCCGGGCCATCGCCCTCGCCGCCTCGGGGCAGGCCCGTGGACGCGGGATCCTGCTGTGCTTCGCCGGGGACGTCTTCCCCGCCCGGGGCGTGCGGAAGACGGAGACCGTCCGGCAGCACGCCTTCGGCAACCCGGACTACGGCTTCGCAGGACGGGTCGGCGAGGACGGCGCCGTGACGCTGGCCGAGCCGGCGCACCGGCGCCCGGACCCGCTGCCCCTGCCCGGCCCCGACGCCGGGCGCGCCCGCCGTGTCGACCTCGTCGCGTCCTACCCCGGCGCCGACGCCGCCCACCTCCGTGCCTCCCTAGCGGCCGGCGCCGCCGGGATCGTCCTGCAGGGCACCGGCAGCGGGAACGCGAACCCGGAGCTCTGCGCGGCCGTGGCCGAGGCGACGGCGGGCGGGGCGGTCGTGGTCACCAGCACCCGCGTGCATGCCGGACCGGTGGCCCCGGTGTACGGGGCCGGGGGAGGGAAGGACCTGCTCGCCGCCGGTGCCGTCCCCTCGGGCCTGCTGCGCCCGTCCCAGTCGCTCGTGCTCCTGTCCCTCCTCCTGCGGCTGGGCAGGTCGCGGGAAGAGGTAGCCGAGGCCTTCGCGGCGATAGGAGGCAACCCCTGA